The Celeribacter marinus genome window below encodes:
- the trxC gene encoding thioredoxin TrxC, translated as MTAALEKDAVKLACTTCGQMNRVPLGKLGSGPKCGTCGEPLVSGKVAELDPKALAAISKKDELAVIVDFWAPWCGPCRQMAPEFSKAAQALKGRARFAKINTEEHPSVSAKNGIRGIPALILYQGGKEIARLAGARPAKDIIAFVEQSAKLPRP; from the coding sequence ATGACTGCTGCCCTTGAAAAAGATGCTGTGAAGCTTGCGTGTACCACGTGTGGACAGATGAACCGTGTGCCTTTGGGCAAGCTAGGCTCCGGCCCAAAATGCGGCACCTGCGGTGAGCCGCTTGTATCAGGTAAGGTTGCGGAATTGGACCCTAAGGCGCTTGCGGCAATCTCCAAGAAAGACGAGCTGGCGGTGATTGTCGATTTCTGGGCACCGTGGTGTGGTCCGTGTCGTCAAATGGCCCCCGAGTTTTCAAAGGCCGCACAGGCACTCAAAGGGCGCGCACGTTTTGCGAAAATCAACACCGAGGAGCATCCAAGCGTGTCCGCCAAAAACGGTATTCGTGGCATCCCTGCGTTGATTTTGTATCAAGGCGGCAAAGAAATCGCGCGGCTTGCGGGTGCGCGCCCCGCCAAAGATATCATTGCGTTTGTCGAGCAAAGTGCAAAATTACCGCGCCCTTAG